From one Esox lucius isolate fEsoLuc1 chromosome 11, fEsoLuc1.pri, whole genome shotgun sequence genomic stretch:
- the LOC105031168 gene encoding modulator of macroautophagy TMEM150B isoform X1, with translation MWLWALLPICLAVFGSVGIWVVFGIAVSNDTVNFTVRFPYISECGTYDPQSCIFSQVCHISSFLTLWIVVIRFQQVRDYGHNSRVNIASIILGFISCLGISLIGNFQQSVFFGIHVFGAFLAFFVGLAYFWLQVWLTYKVRPSEDCWWVGPLRAALCLICSVLVVTMAIGLVFDTGYSSVASISEWALVMSFFVLFGLFACEFRHIDCHQLTVQKRGLSEIYNTSAGGIVLYNTANGMAMQANN, from the exons ATGTGGCTCTGGGCATTGCTCCCCATCTGCTTGGCAGTGTTTGGCTCCGTGGGCATTTGGGTGGT ATTTGGAATCGCTGTGTCGAATGACACAGTTAATTTCACAGTGAGATTTCCCTACATCAG TGAATGTGGCACCTATGAcccccagagctgtatattctcCCAGGTCTGCCACATCTCCTCTTTCTTGA CCCTGTGGATCGTGGTGATCCGGTTTCAGCAGGTCAGAGACTACGGTCACAACAGCAGGGTGAACATCGCCAGTATCATCCTGGGCTTCATCTCCTGCCTGGGCATCTCCCTCATCGGAAACTTCCAG caGTCTGTTTTCTTTGGCATCCATGTTTTTGGGGCCTTCCTGGCCTTCTTTGTGGGTCTGGCCTACTTTTGGTTGCAGGTGTGGCTCACCTATAAAGTCCGGCCCTCTGAAGACTGTTGGTGGGTGGGGCCTCTCCGAGCTGCCCTCTGCCTCATCTGTAGTGTTCTGGTTGTCACCA TGGCGATAGGTCTGGTCTTCGATACTGGCTACAGCTCAGTGGCATCCATTTCTGAGTGGGCCTTGGTCATGTCCTTCTTTGTCCTGTTTGGCCTGTTTGCCTGCGAGTTCCGTCACATTGACTGTCACCAGCTCACCGTGCAGAAACGAGGGCTCAGCGAGATCTACAACACCAGCGCAGGGGGCATCGTCCTGTACAACACAGCCAATGGAATGGCAATGCAAGCGAATAATTGA
- the LOC105031169 gene encoding modulator of macroautophagy TMEM150B, translated as MWLWALLPICLAVFGCVSIWVIFGVAVSNETVNITVHFPFISECGSYNPQSCIFAQICNICAFLALWIVVIRFQQVRDYGHNSRVNIASIILGFISCLGISLIGNFQQSVMKEVHLLGAFLAFFVGLAYFWLQAWLCYRAPPSDDHRWVGGLRLTFCSISTILDIAMVTLHNTGYKSGAAISEWALVMSFFVLFGIFGCEFRHIDCHQLTVQKRGLKTLSTNGGDIRI; from the exons ATGTGGCTCTGGGCGTTGCTTCCCATCTGCTTGGcagtgtttggttgtgtgtccATATGGGTGAT ATTTGGTGTGGCAGTATCGAATGAGACAGTTAACATCACTGTTCATTTCCCCTTTATCAG TGAATGTGGCTCGTACAATCCTCAGAGCTGCATCTTTGCACAAATCTGCAACATCTGTGCTTTCTTGG CCCTGTGGATCGTGGTGATCCGGTTTCAGCAGGTCAGAGACTACGGTCACAACAGCAGGGTGAACATCGCCAGTATCATCCTGGGCTTCATCTCCTGCCTGGGCATCTCCCTCATCGGAAACTTCCAG CAATCTGTAATGAAGGAGGTCCACTTATTGGGCGCGTTCCTGGCCTTTTTTGTGGGCCTGGCTTATTTCTGGCTGCAGGCGTGGCTTTGCTACAGAGCCCCGCCCTCAGACGACCATCGCTGGGTTGGAGGTCTTCGCCTAACCTTCTGTAGCATCAGCACCATCCTGGACATCGCCA TGGTCACTCTCCATAACACCGGCTATAAATCTGGAGCAGCCATTTCTGAGTGGGCCTTGGTCATGTCTTTCTTCGTCCTGTTTGGTATCTTTGGGTGCGAGTTCCGTCACATCGACTGTCACCAGCTCACAGTGCAGAAACGAGGTCTGAAGACACTGAGCACCAATGGAGGAGATATCAGAATATGA
- the LOC105031168 gene encoding modulator of macroautophagy TMEM150B isoform X2, with product MWLWALLPICLAVFGSVGIWVVFGIAVSNDTVNFTVRFPYISECGTYDPQSCIFSQVCHISSFLTLWIVVIRFQQVRDYGHNSRVNIASIILGFISCLGISLIGNFQQSVFFGIHVFGAFLAFFVGLAYFWLQVWLTYKVRPSEDCWWVGPLRAALCLICSVLVVTSLVFDTGYSSVASISEWALVMSFFVLFGLFACEFRHIDCHQLTVQKRGLSEIYNTSAGGIVLYNTANGMAMQANN from the exons ATGTGGCTCTGGGCATTGCTCCCCATCTGCTTGGCAGTGTTTGGCTCCGTGGGCATTTGGGTGGT ATTTGGAATCGCTGTGTCGAATGACACAGTTAATTTCACAGTGAGATTTCCCTACATCAG TGAATGTGGCACCTATGAcccccagagctgtatattctcCCAGGTCTGCCACATCTCCTCTTTCTTGA CCCTGTGGATCGTGGTGATCCGGTTTCAGCAGGTCAGAGACTACGGTCACAACAGCAGGGTGAACATCGCCAGTATCATCCTGGGCTTCATCTCCTGCCTGGGCATCTCCCTCATCGGAAACTTCCAG caGTCTGTTTTCTTTGGCATCCATGTTTTTGGGGCCTTCCTGGCCTTCTTTGTGGGTCTGGCCTACTTTTGGTTGCAGGTGTGGCTCACCTATAAAGTCCGGCCCTCTGAAGACTGTTGGTGGGTGGGGCCTCTCCGAGCTGCCCTCTGCCTCATCTGTAGTGTTCTGGTTGTCACCA GTCTGGTCTTCGATACTGGCTACAGCTCAGTGGCATCCATTTCTGAGTGGGCCTTGGTCATGTCCTTCTTTGTCCTGTTTGGCCTGTTTGCCTGCGAGTTCCGTCACATTGACTGTCACCAGCTCACCGTGCAGAAACGAGGGCTCAGCGAGATCTACAACACCAGCGCAGGGGGCATCGTCCTGTACAACACAGCCAATGGAATGGCAATGCAAGCGAATAATTGA